In a genomic window of Kiritimatiellales bacterium:
- a CDS encoding HD domain-containing protein, with protein sequence MDTVYTTALKILNTIRTAGFAALFAGGSVRDMLLGRPAKDYDIATDALPEQIEALFPRTVAVGKAFGVIIVVENGIEIEVTTFRADGGYQDGRRPGSIKFSGAEEDAQRRDFTINGMFYDPAENEVIDFTGGRADLKNKLVRAIGEPDRRFAEDHLRMLRAVRFAFTLGFDIETETRATIIRHAPALAKISPERIENEFSRTLTESPNPGDALRELVELGLIKFIIPEILPLIGQEQPPEFHPEGDVFEHTVLMLNMMPEHPARELAYAVLLHDVGKPATAFKTDRWRFHNHEHVSAGMAEEILRRLRLPAKEIRHIVIAIDRHMRFKDVQNMNRSTLRKLIGAETFELELELHRLDCASSHRMLGNYEFLRRERDNFKAEPVLPPRWITGADLIARGIPPGPAMGALLKKAYDAQLEGTFANKAELLEWLKK encoded by the coding sequence ATGGACACAGTTTATACAACCGCGCTCAAAATCTTAAACACAATTCGCACCGCCGGTTTTGCCGCCCTGTTCGCCGGCGGATCGGTGCGCGACATGCTGCTCGGCCGCCCTGCCAAAGATTATGACATCGCAACAGACGCCTTGCCGGAACAGATTGAAGCGCTCTTCCCGAGAACCGTCGCAGTGGGAAAAGCATTCGGCGTGATTATTGTGGTTGAAAACGGGATCGAAATCGAGGTAACGACATTCCGCGCCGACGGCGGATATCAGGACGGACGCCGTCCCGGGTCGATTAAATTTTCCGGTGCCGAAGAAGATGCACAGCGCCGGGATTTTACCATCAACGGTATGTTTTATGATCCGGCGGAAAATGAAGTTATTGATTTTACTGGCGGGCGGGCGGATTTAAAAAATAAACTCGTGCGTGCCATCGGCGAACCGGACCGGCGTTTTGCCGAAGATCATCTGCGCATGCTGCGTGCAGTGCGGTTTGCATTCACGCTCGGTTTTGATATCGAAACCGAAACGCGCGCTACAATAATCCGGCACGCACCGGCGCTGGCGAAAATCAGTCCGGAGCGGATTGAAAATGAATTTTCGCGCACGCTCACCGAAAGCCCGAACCCCGGGGATGCCCTGCGTGAACTGGTTGAACTCGGTTTGATAAAATTTATCATACCGGAAATTCTGCCGCTGATCGGACAGGAACAGCCGCCGGAGTTTCATCCCGAAGGCGATGTATTTGAACACACCGTCTTAATGCTGAATATGATGCCGGAACACCCGGCGCGCGAACTGGCTTATGCCGTGCTGCTGCACGACGTCGGCAAACCGGCGACGGCCTTCAAAACCGACCGCTGGCGTTTTCATAATCACGAGCACGTCAGCGCCGGCATGGCGGAAGAAATTTTGCGGCGCCTGCGGCTGCCGGCGAAAGAGATCAGGCACATCGTAATTGCCATCGACCGGCACATGCGTTTCAAAGATGTTCAGAACATGAACCGCTCCACGCTGCGTAAACTGATCGGCGCCGAAACCTTTGAACTCGAGCTTGAACTGCACCGGCTTGATTGCGCAAGCAGTCACCGCATGCTCGGAAACTATGAATTTCTCCGGCGCGAACGAGACAACTTTAAAGCAGAGCCGGTGCTGCCGCCGCGCTGGATTACCGGCGCCGATCTGATTGCGCGCGGCATTCCTCCCGGTCCGGCAATGGGTGCGCTGCTGAAAAAAGCGTATGATGCACAGCTTGAGGGAACGTTTGCAAACAAAGCTGAGCTGCTCGAATGGTTAAAAAAGTAG